The Herbiconiux sp. SALV-R1 nucleotide sequence TTCAGCCGCTCGGCGAGCCAGCCGGCCACGGCACGTGCCTCGTCGGCGACGGTCTCGGCGAAGACGGTGTCGACGACGCCCTCCCCGGCGCCGGGCCGCGCCGAGAGCTGCTCGACGGCCACACCCGCGCCCGAGGAGAGCGGGCCGACCAGGGCGTTGGCCGAGTCGAGCACCAGGGTGGGGTTGCGCCAGCTCGTCGACAGGGCGAAGGGCGCCGAGCCACGGGGGGCTGCGAAGTCGGAGGGGAACCGCGCGAGGTTCGCCGCGCTGGCCCCGCGCCAGCCGTAGATCGACTGGTGCGGGTCGCCGACGGCCATGACGGGGTGGTCGCGGAACAGGGCCGCGAGCAGTCGCGTCTGCACGACGCTGGTGTCTTGGTACTCGTCGAGCAGCACCACCCGGTAACGGTCGCGGTAATCGGCGACGACACCCGGCGAGCTCTCGACGATCTGCAGCGCGAGCGCGATCTGGTCGGAGAACTCCACGTAGCCGCGGCGCACCTTCTCGGCGGAGTAGGCGTCGGCGAGCTCCAGCACGAGCGGCAGCGGGGCGACGGCGTCGATGGCGCTCTGCAGCGCCCGGTAGACGTTCTTCACCCGGGCCGAGCCCGTCGGCAGCTCGGCGAGCGACACGAACCTCTCCGCGTACTCGGCGACCTCCGCCGAGCCCACCACGTTCTCGGAGAGCGCACGGCTGAGCGCCAGCACCGCCGAGGTCACGACGTCGACCGAGCGGTCGACCTGCAGCAGCCGCGGGTCACCGCTGCCCACCACCACCTTCCTCGCCAGCTGCCAGGCCGAGGCCTCGCTCAGCACCGCCGCCTCGCCCTCGCGCCCGATCGTCACGGCGCTCTCGCGGAAGATGCCGTTCGCGAAGGCGTTGTAGGTCGAGATGGCAGGCACGTCGAACGGGTCGGGCTCGCGCTGCACCAGGCCAGAGGCCGCGAGCTCCCTCAGTCGCTTGCGGATGCGCTCCGCCAGCTCACCCGCCGCCTTGCGCGTGAAGGTGAGGCCGAGAACCTCGGGCACCTCGACCAGCCCGTTGGCGATGAGCCACACCACCCGGTTGGCCATCGTCTCGGTCTTGCCGCTGCCGGCTCCCGCCACGACGATGCGGGGCTCGAGCGGCGCCTCGATGACGGCCTGCTGCTGCGGGGTGGGCCGCGGCAGCCCCAGCCGGTCGGCGATCTCGACGGCCGGGATGATGCGGCCGACCGTCGGCTCCGGCGTCTGCCCGGGCGGCGCGAACGCCTCGGGGCGATCGAGGTCGGCGAGGTCGAACAGCGCGTCGCTCATTCGGAGACGCCCTTGATGAGCTGGATGCGGTACTCGTACCGGTTCTGCACGTCGCGTTCCTCGGGTTCGGCGACCCCCGCGAAGGTGGCGGCGGCCATGCCCTCGGCCACCGCCTCGATGCGGGCGGCGACCCCCGCGAGCGCCTCCCCGTCGAGCGGCTCCTGCTCGAGAACGGTGAACCGGATGCTCTGCGTCCCCTTCGCGACGTACAGCAGCGCCGCCCCGCCCGACTCCGGCACGCCGGCCGCCTGGCCCTCTCCGCCGGCAGCGACGTGACCGACGCCGACCCCCTCCGCCGAGCCGTCGTCCACGGCACCCTCGACGAAGGCAGCAGCGCCGAGTCCTTCCACCGAGGCCGTCGAGAGCGCCAGCTGGTAGCTCGCCAGTTGCGCGTGCCCGGGGAGGTCGGCCCGGCGCACCGGTGTCTTGCCGGTCTTGAGGTCGATCACCACGAGCCGCCCGTCGGGGAGCCGCTCGACACGGTCGATCGACCCGTTCACCTCGGCGCGGCCGGTGCGGAAAGAGAACCGGGCCTCCGCGCCCGCGAGATCGCGCTCCCCCGCGTCGAAGTCGCGGAGGTAGTCGGCGAGCCCCTCGAGCTTGGTGCGCAGGGCGCGCTTCTCGCGCTCCTCGATCCACAGCGCTTCGAAGCTCAGCTCGCTCCAGCGCTCCTCGGTGGCGCGCATCAGGTCGTCGACTCGGGTTCCCTGCTCCGGTGTCGTGGAGGCCTGCTCCATGACGGCGTGCACGATCGTGCCGATTCCCGCGGCCACGCTCTTCGACCCGCCCGCGACCTGGTCGACGAACCAGACCAGCGGCGACTGCTCGAACGACTCGATCTTCGACGGAGACACCCGCACCACGGCGTCGGTGTCGGCGGGGTCGACCAGCGGCTCGTCGGTCGACGGGGGCAGGAGACCGTACCACTCCGACGGATCGGCGCCCGCGACCTCGGCGGCGGCGAGGCGCGCGAGCGCGGCGGCGGCGCGCCGGTCACCGTCTTCGGCGAGCCTGCGGCGCAGGTGCCCGGTGAGCCCCCGCAAGGTGAGCGGGTGTCGCACGGCGGGAACCGGGTCGGCGTCGGGAGCCAGACCGAAGAACGCCGAGGGCTGCTCGTCGTCGTTCGCGACGCAGCTGAGCACGGTGAGCTCGGTCGACCGCGAGACGGCGAGCGCGAACATCCGCAGTTCGTCGGAGAGCACCTCGGCGCGGCTCTCACCGGGTTCGGCGTCGACGGCGGGATCGGCGTGCCCGGCCGCGAGCGGCGCGAGGCGCTGCGCGTGCAGCAGCGAGCCACGCAGCCGCAGGTTCGGCCACACCGACTCCTGCAGGCCGGCCACCACCACCACGGCCACCTCGGCGCCGACGACGCCCGTGGGAGTGGTGACGAGCACCGAGCCGGTGCGGGAACGCGGGGAGAGGGTGTCTTCGGGCACCTCGGCGCCGAAGAACTCGTCGACGAAGAGCGCGGCGGGCCGGTCGGGATCGCGTTCGACGGCGCGCCGGGCCGCCGTGAACAGGGCGACGGCGCCGTCGAGGTTGCGGTCGGCCTCGTCGGCGAGGATGCCGGTGCCTTTCGCCAGCTCGCCCCACCGCGCGGCGAGACCGCTGCGCTGCCACAGCCCCCAGAGCAGCTCCTCGACGCTGGCGCCGGCGCGGGCGCTCTCGCGCGCCGCGTTCAGCGAGGCGCCGAGCGACGCGACGCGTCGGGCAGGTGCCGAGTCGATGACGCCGAGCACGCCCGGGGTCTCGAGCGCTTCGCGCAGCAGCTCGTCGGAATGCCGGCCTCCCCCGTGCGCCAGTTCTTCGTGCCGGAGCGCGAGGCGCAGCCGCCGCAGCCCCACGGCGTCGACACCGCAGAGCGGACCGAGGGCGAGCGCCTCCACGACCTCGGGCGTGAGCTCGAGACGATCGAGGGCCACCGCCAGCGCCTCGGCCAGGTGCCGCGCGGCGTAGTCGTCGCGCAGCGCCTGCACCGCCGAGAGGGTGCGGGTGGGCACCTCGGCGAGCCCGAGCCCGCGCGCGACGGCCGGCACCAACGACCCCGACCGCACCACCACGGCCATCTGCGACCACGGCGTGCCGTGCAGCAGATGCCGCTCCCGCAACAACCGCGCCACCGTCGCGATCTCCCCCGCCCGCGTATCCGCCTGAATCCGCAGCACCCGCCCCGCCGCCCGCCCGGCCGCAGTCGCATCGCCGGCGGTAGGCTCGGCCGCAGGCTCCACCGTGTCGCGCTGCCGCCCCGCGGCGGCCGCGCCGATGCGCTCGGTCACCCGGCGCGTGAGCGCCCGCAGCTCACCCCTCTGCCGGTGCGAGGTGCGCAGCACGACCGGCTCCCCCACCTCGACGCCGAGCACGCGGCCGAGCTGGCCGAGGGCCCGCACGTCAGAACCGCGGAACCCGGCGGTCGCCGCATCGGGGTCGCCGAAGGCGACGACGGCGGCGCCGTGCCGCGCGAACTCGCGCAGCAGGTTGAGCGCGCCGACCGGCAGGTCGTGCACGTCGTCGGCCACCACGAGCCGTGCGTCGAGCGCGACGGCACCCGAGCGCAGCAGAGCCCTCGCCTCGGCGAGCAGCTCGGCCGAGTCGAGGTGCGCCACGTCGAAGCTCTCGACCGTGTTCTGGTACTGCTGCAGGAACTCCCCTGCCGCGACCCACTCGGGAATGCCGTGCTCGGCACCGAGCCGGGCGAGTCGCTCGGGCGAGACCCCGTTCTCCGTCGCCCGCATCATGAGGTCGCGGAGCTCGGTGCGGAACGCCCGGAGCCCCCGCACCTCGGCGGGGAGCCCCTCCGGCCACGACACGGCGGGCCGGCCCTGCTCGGCGTCGTCGACGCCGCCCTGCAGCAGCTCGGCGACGATGCGGTCTTGCTCTGCGCCCGTGAGCAGCGCCGCGCGCCGCGAGCCCGGGAGTGCGTCGCGCGTGCCCGCCCGGCGCACGAGGTCGAAGGCCGCCGAACTCGGGGTGCGAGCCAGCGGGCCGTTGCTCGGCAGCCCGAGCCGCAGGGCGACCCGGTCGCGCAGGCGCGTCGCGCTCTGCCTGGTCGTGGTGAGCACGAGCACCTCCTCGGGTGCGAGACCCCCGTGCAGCACGCGGTCGGCGACGAGCTCGACGAGGGTCGTCGTCTTGCCGCTCCCCGGCGCGCCGATGACCGCGAACGACGACTCGAGCGGCCTCGACGGCACCGCGCGCTGCGCCTCGTCGAGGCCCAGCGCCGCTCCGGTCGCAAGGCCCGCCTGAACTGTCATGCCCCCACGGTAGCCGCGCCCACCGACATCGCCCGGCCGACCCGCGCCGCCCGGCCGACGGTGTTCGCTCAGGGCGGGAGGATTCGGCGGGGCAGCGGCTTCGACGGGTGGGGCGGTGCCGTAATCTGGCCTCATGGACATCCGCATCGGCATCGCCAACTCGCCCCGTGAACTCGCCTTCGAATCGAACCAGACCCCGGCCGAGATCGAGCAGACCGTCGCCGCAGCCCTCGCCTCCGCGGGCACCCACATCTCGCTCTCCGACAACAAGGGCAAGGTCTACGTCGTGCCCGTCGGCGCCCTCGCCTACGTCGAGATCGGCAGCGAAGAGTCGCGCCGCGTCGGCTTCGTCGGCTAGCACCGTGGAACTGCTGTTCATCACGCTCGGCGGGGCCATCCTGGGTCTCGCCGCCCGCTACCTACTGCCCGACCGCGACCGCCACGGCGTCGTGCTCATGCCCGCCGTCGGCGCCGCCGTCGCGGCGGTCGTCTGGGTCGCCCTCACCTGGCTCGGCTGGGCGTGGGACGGCGGGTGGATCTGGGCGGTCAGCCTCGTCGTCACCGCTGCCGTGGTCGTCGCCACCGACATCCTCGTCGGCCGCCGCCGCAAGGAGCACGACGTTCACCGCCTCGACGCGCTGCTGAACGGCCGGGCCCCGCTGGCCCGCTGAGACCCGCGGCCTCAGGCAGTCAGCCCCAGCCCGTCCATCCGCCGGGTGTGCGCCGCGATCATCTCGGTGAACACGGGCTCGATGCGCTGCTCGTCCGACTCGGGGTTGCCGGTGAGGTGGATGGCGGAGCGGCACACCAGCAGGGTGTCGCCCACCACGCGCCGGCCCCACATCGCCAGGCGCGAGCCCAGCACCGGGTCGGCGGCGATCGCGTCGGAGAGCAGCGCCGTGATCGCACCCCGCGCATCCTCCGCATCGAGGATCGCCTTGCAGCGCGGCCCGACGTCGGTGGGCAGCCCCTGGGCGAGCAGGCTGAAGAAGTCGTCGAGGATGCCGGCGGTGAGGTAGACGCTCGCCAGCTGCTCGAACCAGTCGCCGCCCTTCACCAGGGCGCGGTAGCGGTCGATGCCGACGGTGAAGGGCTCGATCACCTCGGAGGGGTTCTCCACGCGGCGCCGCAGCTCGGCCACGAGTCGTTCGTGCTTGTCGAGCGCCTGGCCCGCCGCCGGGGCGAGCATCTGCTTCGCGGCGACCGTGGGGGCCGCGTTGATCGCATCCGAGATCTCCTCGAACACCGCCAGCTGCACGTAGGCGACCTGCCCGAGATAGGGCAGCACCTCGGGCGTCAGCTCGGCCAGGTTCACCTTCGGATAGTTCGCCACGTCTTCCCGGGGCTTCAGCCGCGGGATGTCGATGCGCACCTTCGGGCGGCGGAGGAATCCGAACACGACGCCAATCCTATCCGGGCCGCGCGGGGCGCTCTGACGCGCCGCCCGACGGGCAACCGGTCCGTCGGAGCCGCCGTTCCGCTAAACTCGGCTCGGGCCCTGACGACAACTCGGGGCAATCGCCGCCGTCCGGCGCCATCGCCGGTCATCGCCCCGCCGCCGCGCACTGCACCGCACGAGCCGCAGCCGGGCGCCGTTCTCCCCCACGGCGGCACCGCATCGAACGGGTTTCCCAGACAGGTTTCCACACAGTGACTTTCACCGAACTCTCCATCGACCACGACATGGTCGACGCCCTCGCCTCGAAGGGCATCGTCGAGCCCTTCCCCATCCAGGAGCAGACCATCCCCCTCGCCCTCTCCGGGCAGGACATCATCGGCCAGGCCAAGACCGGCACGGGCAAGACCTTCGGTTTCGGGCTCCCGCTCATCCAGCGGCTCGGCACCGACCCGGCGCCCGGCGTGAAGGCCCTCGTGGTCGTTCCCACCCGCGAGCTCTGCGTGCAGGTCACCGAAGACCTCGAGCTCGCCGCCTCGAACCGCCCCACCAAGATCGTGTCGATCTACGGTGGCAAGGCGTACGAGGGTCAGATTGAGCAGATCAAGGCCGGCGCGCAGATCGTCGTCGGCACCCCCGGCCGCCTCCTCGACCTCGCCGGGCAACGGCTGCTGAACCTCGGCGCCGTGCAGGAGATGGTGCTCGACGAGGCCGACAAGATGCTCGACCTCGGCTTCCTCGCCGACATCGAGAAGCTCTTCGCGCAGACGCCGGCGAACCGCCACACCATGCTGTTCTCGGCCACCATGCCCGGCCCGATCGTGGCCCTCGCTCGCCGCTTCATGAACAAGCCCATCCACATCCGTGCCAGCGATCCGGATGAGGGGCTCACCCAGGCGAACATCAAGCACCTCGTCTACCGTGCCCACAACCTCGACAAAGACGAGGTCATCGCGCGCATCCTGCAGGCCGAGGGTCGCGGCAAGACGGTCATCTTCACCCGCACCAAGCGCGCCGCCGCGAAGCTCGTCGAGGAGCTCAACGACCGCGGCTTCAACGCCGCAGCCGTGCACGGCGACCTCAATCAGGAGCAGCGCGAGCGCGCCATGGCCGCGTTCAAGGCGGGCAAGAAAGACATCCTCATCGCCACGGATGTCGCGGCCCGCGGCATCGACGTCGAC carries:
- a CDS encoding PD-(D/E)XK nuclease family protein — encoded protein: MTVQAGLATGAALGLDEAQRAVPSRPLESSFAVIGAPGSGKTTTLVELVADRVLHGGLAPEEVLVLTTTRQSATRLRDRVALRLGLPSNGPLARTPSSAAFDLVRRAGTRDALPGSRRAALLTGAEQDRIVAELLQGGVDDAEQGRPAVSWPEGLPAEVRGLRAFRTELRDLMMRATENGVSPERLARLGAEHGIPEWVAAGEFLQQYQNTVESFDVAHLDSAELLAEARALLRSGAVALDARLVVADDVHDLPVGALNLLREFARHGAAVVAFGDPDAATAGFRGSDVRALGQLGRVLGVEVGEPVVLRTSHRQRGELRALTRRVTERIGAAAAGRQRDTVEPAAEPTAGDATAAGRAAGRVLRIQADTRAGEIATVARLLRERHLLHGTPWSQMAVVVRSGSLVPAVARGLGLAEVPTRTLSAVQALRDDYAARHLAEALAVALDRLELTPEVVEALALGPLCGVDAVGLRRLRLALRHEELAHGGGRHSDELLREALETPGVLGVIDSAPARRVASLGASLNAARESARAGASVEELLWGLWQRSGLAARWGELAKGTGILADEADRNLDGAVALFTAARRAVERDPDRPAALFVDEFFGAEVPEDTLSPRSRTGSVLVTTPTGVVGAEVAVVVVAGLQESVWPNLRLRGSLLHAQRLAPLAAGHADPAVDAEPGESRAEVLSDELRMFALAVSRSTELTVLSCVANDDEQPSAFFGLAPDADPVPAVRHPLTLRGLTGHLRRRLAEDGDRRAAAALARLAAAEVAGADPSEWYGLLPPSTDEPLVDPADTDAVVRVSPSKIESFEQSPLVWFVDQVAGGSKSVAAGIGTIVHAVMEQASTTPEQGTRVDDLMRATEERWSELSFEALWIEEREKRALRTKLEGLADYLRDFDAGERDLAGAEARFSFRTGRAEVNGSIDRVERLPDGRLVVIDLKTGKTPVRRADLPGHAQLASYQLALSTASVEGLGAAAFVEGAVDDGSAEGVGVGHVAAGGEGQAAGVPESGGAALLYVAKGTQSIRFTVLEQEPLDGEALAGVAARIEAVAEGMAAATFAGVAEPEERDVQNRYEYRIQLIKGVSE
- a CDS encoding ferritin-like fold-containing protein → MFGFLRRPKVRIDIPRLKPREDVANYPKVNLAELTPEVLPYLGQVAYVQLAVFEEISDAINAAPTVAAKQMLAPAAGQALDKHERLVAELRRRVENPSEVIEPFTVGIDRYRALVKGGDWFEQLASVYLTAGILDDFFSLLAQGLPTDVGPRCKAILDAEDARGAITALLSDAIAADPVLGSRLAMWGRRVVGDTLLVCRSAIHLTGNPESDEQRIEPVFTEMIAAHTRRMDGLGLTA
- a CDS encoding DUF3107 domain-containing protein → MDIRIGIANSPRELAFESNQTPAEIEQTVAAALASAGTHISLSDNKGKVYVVPVGALAYVEIGSEESRRVGFVG
- a CDS encoding DEAD/DEAH box helicase; protein product: MTFTELSIDHDMVDALASKGIVEPFPIQEQTIPLALSGQDIIGQAKTGTGKTFGFGLPLIQRLGTDPAPGVKALVVVPTRELCVQVTEDLELAASNRPTKIVSIYGGKAYEGQIEQIKAGAQIVVGTPGRLLDLAGQRLLNLGAVQEMVLDEADKMLDLGFLADIEKLFAQTPANRHTMLFSATMPGPIVALARRFMNKPIHIRASDPDEGLTQANIKHLVYRAHNLDKDEVIARILQAEGRGKTVIFTRTKRAAAKLVEELNDRGFNAAAVHGDLNQEQRERAMAAFKAGKKDILIATDVAARGIDVDDVTHVINHTIPDDDKTYLHRAGRTGRAGKTGIAVTFVDWDDLHKWALINRALEFGQPEPTETYSSSPHLYTDLGIPEGTRGRLASAAPKSAESGSRSGSRSATAGPHGGTDAGAGSGSGSGEGRSPRSRNRNRTRSRSGSGAAGTASDTTSGTATTTAAATESTSAGSGSEHHDGNSAPRRRTRTRRRSPRPAAE